Proteins co-encoded in one Spirosoma endbachense genomic window:
- the hisB gene encoding bifunctional histidinol-phosphatase/imidazoleglycerol-phosphate dehydratase HisB, with protein sequence MRKILFIDRDGTLIIEPQPDQQVDSLAKLDYIPKAISAMRKIAEETDYELVMVTNQDGLGTDSFPEDTFWPAHNKMLSTFESENISFDAVHIDRHFPRDNSLTRKPGTGMLTQYFSDAYDLANSYVIGDRLTDVQLAINLGAKAILFLPPNGLPTVQAADVSGLTDAMQNAIAFSTDDWDKIYEFLRLPARTATVERNTKETQIRVDLNLDGRGQANVHTGLGFFDHMLDQVAKHSGADLTIRVQGDLHIDEHHTIEDTALALGEAYRRALGDKRGISRYGFLLPMDEALAQVAIDFSGRPWLVWDATFRREKIGDMPTEMFYHFFKSFSDTALCNLNVKVEGDNEHHKIEAIFKAFAKAIKMAVRRDIKELDNLPSTKGVL encoded by the coding sequence ATGCGAAAAATATTGTTCATCGACCGTGATGGGACGCTCATTATTGAGCCCCAGCCCGATCAGCAGGTCGATTCATTAGCCAAACTCGATTATATTCCTAAAGCGATTTCGGCCATGCGTAAGATCGCCGAAGAAACCGATTATGAGTTGGTTATGGTTACCAATCAGGATGGTCTCGGCACCGACTCTTTCCCCGAAGATACTTTCTGGCCTGCTCACAACAAAATGCTTTCTACGTTTGAGAGCGAAAATATTTCGTTTGATGCTGTCCACATCGACAGGCATTTCCCGCGCGACAACTCGCTTACCCGTAAGCCCGGAACGGGGATGTTGACCCAGTATTTTAGCGACGCCTATGATCTGGCCAACAGTTACGTTATCGGCGACCGCCTGACCGACGTGCAGTTAGCGATCAATCTCGGGGCAAAAGCAATTCTGTTTCTACCACCCAACGGCTTACCAACCGTGCAGGCGGCTGATGTGTCGGGGTTGACCGATGCGATGCAGAACGCCATTGCCTTCTCGACCGACGATTGGGATAAGATCTACGAATTTCTGCGTTTACCCGCCCGCACGGCCACCGTCGAGCGGAATACGAAAGAAACGCAGATTCGTGTAGACCTCAATCTCGATGGTCGTGGTCAGGCCAACGTTCATACAGGTCTCGGCTTCTTCGACCATATGCTCGATCAGGTAGCCAAGCATTCGGGTGCCGACCTGACCATTCGAGTACAGGGCGATTTGCACATTGATGAACATCACACCATTGAAGATACCGCTCTGGCGCTCGGTGAAGCCTATCGGCGTGCCCTGGGCGACAAACGGGGAATTAGCCGCTATGGTTTTCTATTGCCTATGGATGAGGCACTTGCTCAGGTCGCCATTGACTTTTCGGGTCGTCCCTGGCTTGTTTGGGACGCTACATTCCGGCGTGAGAAGATCGGCGATATGCCTACCGAAATGTTCTATCATTTTTTCAAGTCATTTTCCGATACGGCGCTCTGTAATCTAAATGTGAAGGTAGAAGGCGATAACGAACATCATAAGATCGAAGCTATTTTTAAAGCCTTTGCCAAAGCCATAAAAATGGCCGTTCGGCG
- a CDS encoding GLPGLI family protein codes for MKNFIMFIMLLMSVSAVAQQTEGVVTYERKTYWTKIYSRMTYLSQEQKDRIAQTWKNDEENKEKMKLTFNQDASLYTYVNEMGSTDDGRYTWRNQELLLYRNFAKEQKTDVVEMLGKTYVIDDSLHTPVWKIGNQIKDIAGYICMKAESEDPIKKQKITAWFAQDIPVSAGPERYNGLPGLILELNLNDGDVVIEATNVTFRKLTPDELKLPKLKGKKINDVAYDELIRQHIAESMTAHRNPYWAIRY; via the coding sequence ATGAAAAATTTTATAATGTTTATTATGCTGCTGATGAGCGTATCGGCAGTAGCCCAGCAAACAGAAGGCGTTGTTACCTACGAACGGAAAACATACTGGACAAAAATTTACTCCCGGATGACGTACCTGAGTCAGGAACAAAAAGACCGTATTGCTCAGACCTGGAAGAATGACGAAGAGAATAAGGAGAAAATGAAACTGACATTTAACCAGGATGCGAGTCTGTATACCTATGTCAACGAGATGGGAAGCACAGATGATGGTCGATATACATGGCGTAATCAGGAGTTGCTTCTATACCGAAATTTCGCCAAAGAACAGAAAACTGACGTCGTAGAAATGTTGGGAAAGACCTATGTCATTGACGATTCACTACATACACCCGTTTGGAAAATAGGCAATCAGATCAAAGATATTGCCGGGTATATATGCATGAAGGCTGAATCAGAAGATCCAATTAAAAAGCAGAAAATTACGGCCTGGTTCGCGCAGGACATTCCGGTTTCGGCTGGTCCAGAGCGGTACAATGGTTTACCGGGACTTATTCTGGAATTGAATCTGAATGATGGCGACGTTGTCATTGAAGCTACAAACGTGACGTTCAGAAAATTAACACCCGACGAACTGAAACTACCCAAGCTCAAGGGCAAGAAAATTAACGATGTCGCCTACGACGAACTTATCCGCCAGCATATTGCCGAAAGCATGACCGCTCACCGGAACCCCTATTGGGCCATTCGGTATTGA
- a CDS encoding NYN domain-containing protein produces MPTAASRLTRIGVFYDGNYFLHVSNYYNYSHERRSRISISGLHAFIRRQVAEEEGVNERLCQIVDAHYFRGRLNAHEANQRGNQLFYDRLFDDILMSEGVVTHYLPVKTYQGYRQEKGIDVWLALEAFELAQYKKFDVVVLITSDGDYVPLIRKLNTLGSRIMVLSWDFEFLNEQGEKQVTRTSQDLLEEVSYPVAMHGMIDDRSRRNDLVIQNLFVKQQQQARPTFTAVAAASNGGSYSSSFGNGFSASGNGYDEYPHSDEPNYNVADTVDDDPEGRKISTIRSLKTGYGFINYPPNNLFFHYTSLIDTDFNELQVDDDVEFTIGQNAEGKDIAVDVRMLRP; encoded by the coding sequence ATGCCAACAGCAGCATCAAGATTGACCCGTATAGGGGTTTTTTATGACGGTAACTATTTTTTACACGTAAGCAATTATTATAATTACTCTCACGAACGGCGCAGCCGGATTAGTATTTCAGGTTTACACGCATTTATACGGCGGCAGGTTGCCGAAGAAGAAGGGGTCAATGAGCGTTTATGCCAAATTGTTGATGCACACTATTTTAGAGGTCGGCTAAATGCCCACGAGGCTAATCAGCGGGGTAATCAATTATTTTACGATCGGTTGTTTGATGACATTCTAATGTCGGAGGGCGTCGTTACGCATTACCTGCCTGTAAAAACCTACCAGGGCTATCGGCAGGAAAAAGGTATCGATGTGTGGCTGGCACTCGAAGCTTTCGAATTAGCTCAGTATAAGAAATTCGATGTCGTTGTCCTTATTACATCCGATGGGGATTATGTACCACTGATTCGTAAACTCAATACCCTCGGCTCGCGCATCATGGTGTTAAGCTGGGATTTCGAGTTTTTGAACGAACAGGGCGAAAAGCAGGTGACTCGTACGTCGCAGGACTTATTGGAGGAAGTCTCTTATCCAGTTGCGATGCACGGCATGATTGACGACCGGAGCCGTAGAAACGATCTGGTTATTCAGAACCTGTTCGTGAAACAACAGCAACAGGCGCGACCAACCTTTACTGCTGTGGCTGCTGCGAGCAATGGAGGAAGTTACAGTAGTAGTTTCGGGAACGGGTTCTCGGCTTCCGGTAATGGCTATGATGAATACCCGCATTCTGATGAGCCCAATTATAACGTTGCCGATACGGTAGACGATGATCCGGAAGGCCGTAAAATCAGTACGATCCGGAGTTTAAAAACGGGTTACGGTTTTATAAATTATCCGCCAAACAACCTGTTTTTTCATTATACAAGCCTTATAGATACTGATTTCAACGAATTACAGGTAGACGACGACGTTGAGTTTACAATTGGCCAGAACGCCGAAGGTAAAGATATTGCTGTTGATGTACGGATGCTGCGTCCCTAA
- a CDS encoding TonB-dependent receptor domain-containing protein produces the protein MKNLFMLAVLCLFTAALYAQTGSPRFTLQGRAVDTAAAPLASSTVMLLNPKDSSLVNFTRTDEKGAFIFKNLKTGNYVLKISFVGFIPYNQVIKSGGEALIDLGLLKLKPITRELMEVVVRTAKAPLTIKGDTIEYNASSFKVPPGSTVEDLLRKLPGVQIDQDGNIRAQGQEVKRVTVDGKNFFGNDPKQATKNLQAESISKVQVFNDKTEQAKLTGVDDGKKEKTVNLELKEEFKKGGFGKVTASAGPASNDIPARGEIKGSYNKFNAKNQFSLVGLGNNTNQQGLSYNDYQDFRGSNSYNGNQNADFGFSGGNFFYYSDSGDEGLGIPVSGRQGTGFSNNVAGGINYNYDTKKKKFSSSYYYNQTRLDLSALRNQTYYLPQGQYQINETSNQLNFNGNHRVSLRYETQLDSVNTLVFINNSRLGNGNANLDRIQDLDRNNGVTTQNTTKNASTQRQIASSSSLIYRLKMKKKGRSFAASATYEINTNDANLKLDASNQFSQPTSVNETLRLIRQDQGTNSHRSEYKASLQYVEPFAKKFFWETFYNFSLRYDEVDRDVIDRGENNSDRVRNDSLSLYYKNNYIYNRLGSSIRYTFKGLNISGGLAVQRFTLNGQFARDQTSPLLGEINRVFTTVIPNVNLNYDLKNNRYLYGGYNVSVQIPTSRDLQPVTNNSNPLFINKGNPNLLPQLGHNLNIGFNYFNPGSFINLYIGVNGTQYVNQIVYSRNTDAQTLITTIQPENLSGGRMIGSYLGFGFPLKKTKATLDLNANLNFSTNPATINNVTNETRGQNYGFGTRLSLTPTDWLTFYGNANIGISNTRYSINTGQNQVFLNNNFGGDLTVKLPHDFYINTTLNYRVNKNDLLNFDQRIPLLNASIYHILGKAKRAEIRLSSVDLLNRNIAISANASQNYAQYERTQTLARYFMLGFTYNMRGVTAKMRRDGF, from the coding sequence ATGAAAAACCTCTTCATGCTGGCTGTGCTATGCCTGTTTACGGCTGCACTTTATGCCCAGACGGGCTCCCCTCGATTTACGTTACAGGGGCGAGCCGTTGACACCGCAGCGGCTCCACTGGCTTCTTCTACGGTTATGTTGCTAAATCCTAAAGACTCGTCGCTGGTCAATTTTACCAGAACTGATGAAAAGGGAGCTTTCATATTCAAGAATCTGAAGACTGGTAATTACGTTCTGAAAATTTCATTCGTCGGATTTATCCCTTACAACCAGGTTATCAAATCGGGCGGTGAAGCCCTGATTGATCTTGGGCTTTTGAAGCTAAAGCCAATTACGAGAGAGCTGATGGAGGTTGTTGTCAGAACAGCTAAGGCTCCACTAACGATAAAGGGCGATACTATCGAGTATAACGCCAGTTCGTTTAAAGTGCCCCCCGGATCGACTGTTGAGGATTTGCTGCGTAAACTGCCCGGTGTACAGATCGATCAGGACGGAAATATTCGCGCTCAGGGGCAGGAGGTGAAGCGGGTTACCGTAGATGGAAAGAATTTCTTCGGCAATGACCCCAAACAGGCTACTAAAAACTTACAGGCCGAATCGATTTCAAAAGTGCAGGTCTTCAATGATAAAACAGAGCAGGCTAAATTAACCGGCGTTGACGATGGGAAGAAAGAAAAAACGGTTAATCTGGAACTGAAAGAAGAGTTTAAGAAAGGCGGTTTCGGAAAAGTAACTGCCAGTGCCGGGCCTGCTTCCAATGATATACCGGCGCGGGGCGAAATCAAGGGGAGCTACAATAAATTCAATGCTAAAAATCAGTTTTCGCTGGTTGGACTGGGTAATAATACGAACCAGCAGGGATTGTCGTATAATGATTATCAGGATTTTAGAGGTAGTAATTCATATAACGGGAATCAAAATGCTGACTTTGGGTTTAGTGGGGGCAACTTCTTTTACTATTCCGATAGTGGCGATGAAGGTTTGGGCATTCCAGTAAGCGGTCGGCAGGGGACTGGTTTTTCTAATAATGTGGCTGGTGGAATCAACTATAATTATGATACGAAGAAAAAGAAATTCAGCAGCAGCTACTATTATAACCAGACACGGCTTGACTTAAGCGCCCTCCGAAATCAGACATACTACCTGCCGCAGGGCCAATATCAGATCAATGAAACCAGTAATCAGCTAAATTTTAACGGAAACCATCGGGTCAGTTTACGGTATGAGACCCAATTGGATTCGGTCAATACGTTGGTTTTTATTAACAACAGCCGGTTAGGTAATGGTAACGCCAACCTCGACAGAATCCAGGATTTGGATCGTAATAACGGTGTAACGACTCAAAATACGACCAAAAATGCCAGTACACAACGCCAGATTGCTTCGTCTAGCTCATTGATCTATCGGCTGAAAATGAAAAAGAAAGGCAGAAGTTTTGCCGCCAGCGCTACCTACGAAATTAATACCAACGACGCCAATTTGAAACTGGACGCCAGCAATCAATTCTCACAACCAACAAGCGTCAACGAAACCTTGCGGCTTATTCGTCAGGATCAGGGGACCAATAGCCACCGCAGCGAGTACAAAGCCAGCCTGCAATATGTGGAGCCATTTGCCAAAAAGTTTTTTTGGGAAACATTCTACAATTTTAGCCTACGCTATGACGAAGTTGATCGGGATGTGATTGACCGGGGCGAAAACAACAGCGATCGGGTCCGAAACGACTCATTGAGCCTGTATTATAAGAATAATTACATCTATAATCGCCTTGGAAGCAGTATTCGCTATACGTTTAAAGGGTTGAATATATCGGGTGGACTGGCTGTGCAGCGCTTTACACTGAATGGACAATTTGCCCGTGATCAAACGTCTCCATTACTCGGGGAAATCAATCGTGTGTTCACTACGGTTATTCCGAACGTAAACCTGAATTATGATCTGAAAAATAACCGGTATCTCTACGGTGGTTATAATGTTAGTGTACAGATACCAACATCCCGCGATTTGCAACCGGTGACGAATAATAGTAATCCGTTATTCATCAATAAGGGAAACCCGAATCTGTTGCCGCAGTTAGGGCATAACCTGAACATTGGGTTCAATTATTTCAATCCGGGGAGTTTCATTAACCTCTATATTGGCGTGAACGGCACCCAGTATGTTAATCAGATCGTATATAGCCGAAATACGGACGCGCAAACGCTTATTACGACTATTCAGCCCGAAAATCTGTCGGGCGGGCGTATGATTGGATCATATCTGGGTTTTGGTTTTCCGCTCAAAAAAACCAAAGCAACGCTGGACCTGAATGCGAACCTGAATTTTAGTACAAACCCAGCCACTATTAACAATGTAACGAATGAGACACGGGGTCAGAACTATGGCTTCGGAACCCGTCTTAGTCTGACGCCCACCGATTGGCTGACATTCTACGGTAATGCCAATATCGGTATCAGCAATACCCGTTATTCAATTAACACAGGCCAGAATCAGGTTTTCCTGAATAATAATTTTGGCGGTGATCTGACGGTGAAGCTGCCCCATGATTTTTATATTAACACGACGCTGAATTACCGGGTCAATAAAAATGATCTGCTCAATTTTGATCAACGTATTCCACTGCTAAATGCCTCGATTTATCATATTCTGGGTAAAGCCAAGCGGGCTGAGATCCGGCTGTCGTCGGTTGATTTGCTCAATCGGAACATAGCTATTTCGGCAAATGCCAGCCAGAATTACGCGCAATATGAACGCACCCAAACACTGGCCCGCTATTTTATGCTTGGCTTTACCTATAATATGCGTGGCGTTACAGCGAAGATGCGCCGGGATGGATTTTAA
- the pabB gene encoding aminodeoxychorismate synthase component I: MNSKRVFVTDLPAFRWQALTWAITRQTREDAFVAFLTNNDISYPNDPFPNRLFVGAKRVISLSGKDTFQELYDAHCARPGFLVGYFGYDVKNELEALNSRNPDRLGFPNAYFVEPEWVIDFLENEVIVWGEGDADALMHAISLTPPSDRWGSAVTTITCRVTPDEYQANVRQIQQHILAGDVYELNYCIEFFAEHVDIDPLTVYQALNERSPMPFSSFLKLGDRYVMGASPERFLKKEGQTVLSQPIKGTIRRGKTPDEDTRLRAELLNSEKERAENLMIVDLVRNDLARSAQTGSVHVVELFGIYGFQQVYQMISTVSATLRDTVTWADAIRHAFPMGSMTGAPKIRAMELIDELEVSRRGVYSGAIGFITPDGDFDFNVVIRTLLYDSQSQYASFSVGSAITYDADPEQEWEECLLKARAIREVLERSFQ; this comes from the coding sequence ATGAACAGTAAGCGTGTATTCGTTACTGATTTACCGGCTTTCCGCTGGCAGGCATTGACATGGGCCATAACCCGGCAGACGCGCGAGGACGCTTTCGTTGCTTTTCTTACAAATAACGATATTTCTTACCCGAATGACCCGTTTCCGAACCGACTGTTTGTTGGGGCGAAACGGGTCATTTCGCTATCGGGTAAAGACACATTTCAGGAATTATATGACGCTCATTGCGCCCGGCCCGGCTTTTTGGTAGGCTATTTCGGGTATGATGTAAAAAATGAGCTCGAAGCGCTAAACAGCCGTAATCCGGATCGGCTGGGATTCCCGAACGCCTACTTTGTTGAGCCAGAGTGGGTAATCGACTTTCTGGAGAATGAAGTAATCGTGTGGGGAGAAGGTGACGCAGATGCGCTTATGCATGCGATTTCCCTTACTCCTCCATCAGATCGATGGGGTAGTGCCGTGACTACGATAACGTGCCGTGTTACCCCCGACGAATACCAGGCCAATGTCCGCCAGATACAACAGCATATTCTGGCAGGTGATGTCTATGAGTTAAATTATTGCATCGAATTTTTTGCCGAACACGTCGACATCGACCCCCTGACCGTATACCAGGCGTTGAATGAGCGGTCGCCAATGCCGTTTTCGAGCTTCCTCAAACTTGGTGATCGGTATGTAATGGGTGCTTCGCCAGAGCGGTTTTTGAAGAAAGAAGGCCAAACGGTTTTATCGCAGCCAATAAAAGGCACGATTCGGCGCGGAAAAACGCCGGATGAAGACACCCGACTTCGCGCTGAATTATTGAATTCGGAAAAAGAGCGGGCCGAAAATCTAATGATCGTTGATCTGGTTCGCAATGACCTGGCCCGGAGTGCCCAAACGGGTTCTGTGCACGTAGTCGAGCTCTTTGGGATATACGGTTTTCAGCAGGTGTATCAGATGATATCGACCGTTTCGGCAACGTTACGAGATACGGTCACTTGGGCCGATGCGATTCGTCATGCTTTTCCGATGGGCAGTATGACCGGAGCGCCTAAAATCCGGGCAATGGAATTGATCGACGAACTAGAGGTTAGCCGGCGGGGTGTTTATTCTGGAGCAATTGGGTTCATCACGCCCGATGGCGACTTTGACTTCAATGTTGTTATCCGTACGCTGCTTTATGACTCACAAAGTCAATATGCATCCTTCTCTGTCGGAAGCGCTATCACCTACGATGCTGACCCCGAGCAGGAATGGGAAGAGTGTCTGCTAAAGGCGCGGGCTATTCGGGAAGTGCTGGAACGATCTTTTCAGTAA